A DNA window from Gillisia sp. Hel1_33_143 contains the following coding sequences:
- a CDS encoding PAS domain S-box protein has protein sequence MLLNNAEVENRNTILKAIHDEDAEVKVVENAILRVDIQGRIKYLNEAAAKLLDKEFSTELLADSSILNIVSTEELKLFWRKFKEVITGQVSFYTFQNQHFESAVFMQLCPVFNEVGKVNAVDVLLSQNKLNSVSKAEDKLRKILENASIGILLTKPTGIVLDSNKAARDMFGYSKAELLEVPREILFETRHPRIDNLLKDRSKNGFASGELKAYKKDGTEFLVEVYSTLFENDKNELLTSTVLIDITERKENELKLQKATQIFESLFNNYPDAVYSFDLDGKFVSVNQSGLDLIEANLEEVLEHDYNKMFPEDELVKVWKHFNEALKGSVENYDVDFISHKGNRKRINITNFPVIFNDEITGVFGIAKDITVLEESKIKIAQSEKRFKNILDQSQDIICTVSKDGDFLEVSAASKEIWGYEPEELVGLNYSKVIYPRDIPKTQKAWYQSIQGVIITNFSNRYIHKEGKIVPVIWSVKWSAKDQIMYCVAKDATQIKAAEQKIIEDRNMLRAIIDNIPDYIFVINRNHETILTNTKFYSEYLGKYSEKDTLKLQPKDYFPEEEAKEIMLDNQRVIDSGIPVINREDVINSRTGEKEVISLSKVPFKSKDKIIGLVGIGRNITDTYNFQQEQQLVQDLIEILNRSEDYKSGLIATIVKIKQYFKFESAEAWEVGFAKKNIRLISMSNADDLPDIKVSSKVLEYGEGLPGITWKEEEVHVSLNEGNETSKQNLAVGVPVKVEGETIAVLSFYSSEKKLWDDNLSDRISRIVYQISSSLHRKSTEGQLNNMFNYSPNLIAIIGTDGYLKEINPAFRKVFGFEREELLNTPFKKFLHPSEADDALLRLEKVANGKSSESFQNRCLAKDGTWKWISWTPSNIIEEKGILYLFGIDITPIKSANLELLKYKNIVESSKIGVGLIDFYTEEVFINKALKSILGKNASKVNNLQAVKEMYGDPELVNEVFTQLNAGKYWNGDIQFLSGNNKKLFFHLNAGPVFNENKELVALFALHTDISERRQYEATLKKYNYQINNILESITDGFFSLDKDLKVTYWNREAEELLNLPKHVILDKNIKEFAARNESLKFFDKLEDVIKIGRKISYEEYLAVRDQWFEVNIYPSNEAFSVYFKDITDRKKVDEQIRIAKERYDLVSRATQEAVYDWDIESNILIWSDAYYAVFGYEKKSENESLLDWESHLFKEDKNRVLSALQKVLDSKDSTWQIEYRLIDTKDKITYVLERGFIIRDKEKKPIRMIGSLQDVTKLKQNERDLEELNLKLSKRAYDLKVSNQELEQFAYIASHDLQEPLRMVTSFLGQLKKKYDDQLDEKAQQYIYFANDGAVRMRQIILDLLEYSRVGRLTYQMEEIDLNILVDEVVILHQNTIAEKKATIKYDHLPTIKAAKTPLLSVLSNLINNGLKYQNGNSNPEIVINVKDLGDKWEFIISDNGIGIDPQFFRKIFIIFQRLHSKESYSGTGIGLAISKKIIENHGGTIWLESALEKGSVFQFTIKKQF, from the coding sequence ATGTTGCTAAACAATGCTGAGGTTGAAAATCGAAATACTATTCTAAAAGCTATCCATGATGAAGACGCCGAGGTTAAGGTTGTCGAAAACGCTATCTTGAGAGTAGATATTCAAGGAAGAATAAAATACCTTAATGAGGCAGCAGCTAAGCTTTTAGATAAAGAATTTTCTACAGAACTGTTAGCTGATTCTTCCATACTAAATATTGTCTCTACTGAAGAATTAAAATTGTTCTGGAGAAAATTTAAAGAGGTAATTACTGGTCAGGTCTCATTCTACACCTTCCAAAATCAACATTTTGAGAGCGCTGTTTTTATGCAGTTATGCCCCGTATTTAATGAGGTAGGTAAAGTAAACGCTGTAGATGTTTTATTATCTCAGAATAAGCTAAATAGTGTTAGCAAAGCAGAAGATAAGTTAAGAAAAATCTTAGAAAATGCTTCAATTGGCATTCTATTAACCAAACCCACCGGAATCGTTTTAGATTCTAATAAAGCTGCACGAGATATGTTTGGCTATTCTAAAGCTGAACTCTTAGAAGTGCCCAGAGAGATCTTGTTTGAAACAAGGCATCCTCGCATTGATAATCTATTAAAAGATAGATCCAAAAATGGTTTTGCCAGTGGAGAGCTTAAAGCTTATAAAAAAGACGGTACAGAATTTTTAGTAGAAGTGTATTCAACCTTATTTGAAAATGATAAAAATGAACTATTAACCAGTACTGTGCTAATCGATATTACAGAGAGAAAAGAGAATGAATTAAAATTGCAGAAAGCGACTCAAATTTTTGAGTCATTATTTAATAATTATCCAGATGCAGTATATTCTTTTGATTTGGATGGGAAATTTGTAAGTGTTAATCAAAGCGGACTCGATTTAATTGAAGCAAATCTAGAGGAAGTTTTAGAGCATGATTACAATAAGATGTTTCCTGAGGATGAATTGGTAAAGGTTTGGAAACATTTCAATGAAGCTTTAAAAGGAAGCGTAGAAAATTATGATGTCGATTTTATTAGTCACAAAGGCAACAGAAAGCGAATTAACATCACTAATTTTCCTGTAATTTTTAATGATGAGATAACGGGTGTTTTTGGAATTGCTAAAGATATCACCGTGCTAGAGGAGAGTAAGATTAAGATCGCTCAAAGTGAAAAACGATTCAAGAATATTTTAGATCAATCTCAAGATATTATTTGTACTGTTAGCAAGGATGGAGATTTTCTAGAAGTAAGTGCTGCAAGTAAGGAAATTTGGGGATATGAGCCAGAAGAGCTAGTTGGTCTAAATTATTCCAAAGTTATTTATCCTAGAGATATACCAAAAACTCAGAAAGCGTGGTATCAAAGCATTCAAGGTGTTATTATCACAAATTTTTCTAATAGATATATACATAAGGAAGGAAAAATAGTTCCTGTAATCTGGTCTGTGAAATGGAGTGCTAAAGATCAAATAATGTATTGTGTAGCAAAAGATGCTACCCAAATTAAAGCAGCAGAGCAGAAGATAATTGAAGATAGAAACATGCTTCGTGCTATTATTGATAATATTCCAGATTATATTTTTGTGATAAATAGAAATCACGAAACCATCTTAACCAATACAAAATTCTATTCAGAATATTTAGGGAAATATTCTGAAAAGGATACTCTTAAACTTCAACCTAAGGATTATTTTCCTGAGGAGGAAGCAAAAGAAATTATGTTAGATAACCAGAGGGTAATAGATTCTGGAATTCCGGTAATTAATAGGGAAGATGTTATAAATAGTCGCACGGGAGAAAAGGAAGTAATTTCTCTAAGTAAGGTGCCTTTTAAGAGTAAGGATAAGATCATAGGTTTAGTAGGAATAGGTAGAAATATTACAGATACTTATAATTTTCAGCAAGAACAACAGCTTGTTCAAGACCTAATAGAAATCTTAAACAGGTCTGAAGATTATAAATCTGGACTAATTGCCACCATAGTAAAAATTAAGCAGTATTTTAAATTCGAAAGTGCGGAAGCCTGGGAGGTTGGTTTCGCCAAGAAGAATATAAGGTTGATTAGTATGTCTAATGCAGATGATCTGCCGGATATTAAAGTGAGTTCAAAAGTCTTAGAATATGGAGAAGGTTTGCCTGGAATAACCTGGAAAGAGGAAGAGGTACATGTAAGCCTAAATGAAGGAAATGAAACCTCCAAGCAGAATTTGGCCGTGGGTGTTCCCGTAAAGGTAGAAGGAGAGACTATTGCAGTTCTTAGTTTTTACTCCTCGGAAAAAAAACTATGGGATGATAATTTATCTGATAGAATTTCAAGAATAGTCTATCAAATTTCTTCCAGTTTACATCGTAAATCTACGGAAGGGCAGTTAAATAACATGTTTAATTATTCTCCAAACCTAATTGCTATTATTGGTACCGATGGATATTTAAAAGAAATAAATCCAGCATTTAGAAAAGTTTTTGGGTTTGAAAGGGAAGAGTTATTAAATACACCCTTTAAAAAATTCTTACATCCATCTGAAGCTGATGACGCTTTACTTAGGTTGGAAAAGGTAGCCAATGGTAAATCTTCAGAATCTTTCCAAAATAGATGTTTAGCTAAAGATGGAACTTGGAAATGGATTAGCTGGACTCCCTCAAATATTATCGAAGAAAAAGGTATTTTATATCTATTTGGTATAGATATTACCCCAATAAAATCTGCCAACCTAGAACTTTTAAAATATAAGAATATAGTTGAAAGTTCTAAGATAGGAGTTGGCCTTATAGATTTCTATACGGAAGAGGTTTTTATTAATAAGGCCTTGAAAAGCATACTTGGTAAGAATGCTTCAAAAGTTAACAATTTACAGGCGGTGAAAGAAATGTATGGAGATCCGGAGCTTGTTAATGAAGTATTTACCCAATTAAATGCTGGTAAATATTGGAATGGAGATATTCAATTTCTAAGCGGAAATAATAAAAAGTTATTTTTCCATTTGAATGCAGGTCCTGTATTTAATGAGAATAAGGAGCTGGTAGCGCTATTTGCTTTGCATACTGATATTAGTGAAAGGAGACAGTACGAAGCTACTTTGAAAAAATACAACTATCAGATCAATAACATTTTAGAAAGTATTACCGACGGATTTTTCTCCTTGGATAAGGATCTTAAAGTAACCTATTGGAATAGAGAAGCAGAAGAATTACTTAATTTACCTAAACACGTAATTCTTGATAAAAATATTAAAGAATTTGCCGCTCGAAATGAAAGCCTTAAATTTTTTGATAAATTAGAAGATGTCATTAAAATTGGTAGAAAGATATCTTATGAAGAATATCTGGCGGTAAGAGATCAATGGTTTGAAGTGAATATCTATCCTAGTAATGAAGCATTTTCAGTTTATTTCAAAGATATAACCGATAGAAAAAAGGTGGATGAACAGATTAGAATAGCGAAAGAACGCTATGATCTGGTATCTCGTGCTACGCAAGAGGCCGTTTATGATTGGGATATTGAAAGCAACATCTTAATTTGGAGTGATGCTTATTATGCTGTTTTTGGATATGAAAAGAAATCTGAAAATGAATCTCTATTAGACTGGGAATCTCATTTATTTAAGGAAGATAAAAATCGAGTTCTTAGTGCCTTACAAAAAGTACTCGACTCTAAAGATTCCACCTGGCAAATAGAATATAGATTAATTGATACAAAAGACAAAATAACTTATGTCTTGGAACGAGGTTTCATTATTAGAGATAAGGAGAAGAAACCAATTAGAATGATAGGTTCTCTTCAGGATGTTACAAAACTCAAACAAAATGAAAGAGATTTGGAAGAGCTCAATCTTAAATTGAGTAAAAGAGCTTATGATCTCAAAGTTTCCAATCAGGAATTAGAACAATTTGCTTATATCGCATCTCATGATCTACAAGAACCACTAAGAATGGTTACAAGTTTCTTAGGGCAGCTTAAAAAGAAATATGATGATCAATTAGATGAGAAAGCTCAACAATACATCTATTTCGCTAACGATGGGGCAGTGAGAATGCGTCAAATTATTTTAGATCTTCTAGAGTATTCAAGGGTTGGAAGATTAACTTACCAAATGGAGGAGATAGATCTTAACATTCTTGTTGATGAGGTTGTAATATTGCATCAAAATACGATAGCTGAAAAAAAAGCTACTATTAAATACGATCATTTGCCCACTATCAAAGCAGCTAAGACTCCGCTACTAAGCGTGCTATCCAACTTAATAAACAACGGATTAAAATATCAAAATGGGAATAGCAATCCTGAAATCGTTATAAATGTTAAGGATCTGGGAGATAAATGGGAATTTATTATATCTGATAATGGAATTGGTATAGATCCTCAGTTTTTTCGTAAAATATTTATTATCTTTCAAAGGCTGCATTCAAAAGAGAGTTATTCAGGAACAGGGATTGGATTAGCTATAAGTAAAAAGATAATTGAAAATCACGGCGGAACTATTTGGCTTGAATCTGCCTTAGAAAAAGGAAGTGTTTTTCAATTTACTATCAAGAAACAATTTTAG
- a CDS encoding endonuclease/exonuclease/phosphatase family protein, which yields MNTFQLIVTIFGIIMLIPTIASLTKFDQWWIRGFDFPRIQISFLILLTIAFSIEVYSFDSYWQIGLVLLLALSFIYQAVKIYPYTLFAKKQVLEFQGSDDDAIISILVSNVLTTNKRSDKLIDRVNEYKPDILLTLETDERWENELAVIEEDYPYTVKIPKDNLYGMHLYSKLKLEDIDIKYIITEEIPSIHGYIIMNNGVKIKLHCLHPKPPSPTEDDNSTNRDAELLFVGRDVKKDQESVLLIGDLNDVAWSRTTKLFRELSGLLDPRIGRGFYNTFHTGYALLRWPLDHVFHTCDFTLVEIARLKSIGSDHFPMFIKLNFEPRAELLQDEPEEPDEDEKKWADEKIEDGHPKYDDV from the coding sequence ATGAATACCTTCCAATTAATTGTTACTATTTTCGGGATTATAATGTTAATTCCAACCATTGCATCACTTACAAAATTTGATCAGTGGTGGATAAGGGGGTTTGACTTTCCTCGTATACAAATAAGCTTTTTAATTTTACTTACCATTGCTTTCTCCATAGAAGTATATTCTTTCGACAGCTATTGGCAGATTGGGTTGGTGCTTCTTCTAGCATTGAGCTTTATCTATCAGGCTGTAAAAATTTATCCTTATACCCTATTTGCAAAAAAGCAGGTTCTGGAATTTCAGGGGAGCGATGATGATGCTATAATATCCATTCTTGTTAGCAACGTACTTACCACTAATAAAAGGTCTGATAAGCTAATAGATAGAGTAAATGAATACAAGCCAGACATTTTATTAACCTTAGAGACCGATGAAAGATGGGAGAATGAATTGGCTGTTATTGAAGAGGATTATCCATATACCGTTAAAATTCCCAAAGATAATTTATATGGAATGCATCTATATTCAAAATTGAAATTAGAAGATATAGATATCAAATACATCATTACTGAAGAGATTCCCTCTATTCACGGATACATAATTATGAATAATGGGGTGAAAATAAAATTACACTGCCTACACCCAAAACCTCCAAGCCCAACCGAGGATGATAATTCTACAAATAGAGACGCAGAATTGTTATTTGTAGGTAGAGATGTAAAAAAAGATCAAGAATCTGTATTGCTCATTGGAGATCTTAACGACGTTGCTTGGTCTAGAACCACTAAATTATTTAGAGAATTAAGCGGACTTTTAGATCCTAGAATTGGAAGAGGATTCTACAATACTTTTCATACAGGTTATGCACTCTTAAGATGGCCCTTAGACCATGTATTTCACACCTGCGATTTTACATTGGTAGAGATAGCAAGGTTAAAAAGCATAGGCTCAGATCATTTCCCAATGTTCATAAAACTTAATTTTGAACCTAGAGCAGAACTGTTGCAAGATGAGCCAGAAGAGCCAGACGAAGATGAAAAAAAATGGGCAGATGAGAAAATTGAAGATGGACACCCAAAGTATGATGATGTTTAA
- a CDS encoding capsule assembly Wzi family protein, with translation MKLKLLIPILLFIFSSTLAQNIKFNGKASIQGLIYSNEESPFWLHSNQRGRIDEKTNISTFINGDASYQLSDKASLIAGVGFLYQDGYTDKLQLDESYLQFKNSWLDAIVGRKQKDELYNGLSATNENILWSLNARPLLGLGFRTNRTIYLSRTAGLGFDASIEEFITDDEDRYVKDTRIHHKSFHLVFDKYEKFSLKIGLQHFVEWGGTSPTFGDLPSSFNDYIDVFTGMEGDDSVGGEEVNALGNQMGSYEIYLNTIVSHYDIQLLYNHLFDDGSGRVLANTPDGRYGIFIEDQEKGKWVESFIYEIFYTKNQSSNSPTTDGRDNYFNNNLYRSGWTYEQRVLGVPFITLDNERFRIANNTILVHHFGIGGIALDKYSYKLLSSYRLNYGAKGDNTLDSSVLSTYLNIGVWKDIIDVNITLGSDFSSISAPNFGAGIQISKSFF, from the coding sequence ATGAAATTAAAATTACTCATCCCGATACTATTATTCATTTTCTCATCTACCTTGGCGCAAAATATAAAGTTTAATGGAAAAGCTTCTATTCAAGGATTGATATATTCTAATGAAGAATCACCATTTTGGTTACACAGCAACCAAAGAGGGCGTATAGATGAAAAAACAAATATATCAACTTTTATAAATGGGGATGCAAGTTATCAGTTATCAGATAAAGCAAGTTTAATCGCTGGGGTAGGATTTTTATATCAAGATGGTTATACAGATAAGCTGCAATTGGATGAATCTTATCTTCAATTTAAAAATAGTTGGCTAGATGCAATTGTTGGAAGAAAGCAAAAAGATGAACTTTATAATGGTCTTAGCGCTACCAATGAAAACATTTTATGGTCTCTTAATGCAAGACCATTACTGGGCTTAGGTTTTAGAACTAATAGAACTATCTATTTATCGAGAACTGCAGGTTTAGGGTTTGATGCTTCTATTGAAGAATTCATAACTGATGATGAAGATAGATATGTAAAGGATACCAGAATTCATCATAAAAGTTTTCATCTTGTTTTCGATAAATATGAGAAATTCAGTCTAAAGATTGGACTTCAACATTTTGTAGAATGGGGAGGAACCTCTCCAACTTTTGGAGATTTACCTAGTAGTTTTAACGATTACATAGATGTATTTACAGGAATGGAAGGTGATGATAGCGTTGGAGGAGAAGAGGTTAATGCCTTAGGAAATCAAATGGGAAGTTATGAGATCTACTTAAATACGATAGTATCTCACTATGATATTCAATTATTATATAATCATCTTTTTGATGATGGATCTGGACGTGTTTTAGCAAATACTCCAGATGGTAGGTATGGAATTTTTATAGAAGATCAGGAAAAAGGCAAATGGGTAGAATCCTTTATATACGAGATATTTTACACTAAAAATCAAAGTAGTAATAGCCCAACTACGGATGGTAGAGATAATTATTTCAATAATAATCTCTATAGATCTGGTTGGACATATGAGCAAAGAGTTCTTGGTGTTCCATTTATAACTCTGGATAATGAAAGATTTAGAATTGCTAATAATACTATCTTGGTTCACCACTTTGGTATTGGCGGTATCGCTTTAGACAAATATTCTTATAAGCTTTTATCAAGTTATAGATTGAATTATGGAGCAAAGGGTGATAATACATTAGATTCCTCTGTGTTATCAACCTATCTAAATATTGGTGTTTGGAAGGATATTATAGACGTAAATATTACGCTAGGATCAGATTTCAGTTCTATATCTGCTCCTAACTTTGGAGCTGGAATACAGATATCAAAAAGTTTCTTTTAG
- a CDS encoding response regulator, whose translation MAKILIIDDDSIVVFVQQRILQKCGVSYEPLAFKNAQEGIKYLRDTTIQEREYLIFLDINMPEISGWEFLEILQNLEDTEDIKVIMVTSSIDSCDKKKSIDYKNVYSFIEKPITVERCNELRTDPELAQFFQ comes from the coding sequence ATGGCAAAGATCCTAATTATAGACGATGACAGTATTGTAGTTTTTGTACAACAACGCATTCTTCAGAAATGTGGGGTTTCTTATGAACCATTGGCTTTTAAAAATGCTCAAGAAGGCATTAAATATTTGAGAGATACGACTATTCAGGAAAGAGAATACCTTATTTTTCTAGATATAAATATGCCAGAAATTAGCGGTTGGGAATTTCTAGAGATCTTGCAAAATTTGGAAGATACAGAAGATATTAAAGTGATAATGGTAACCTCTTCTATAGATTCTTGCGATAAGAAAAAGTCTATAGACTATAAAAATGTCTATTCATTTATTGAAAAACCAATTACAGTAGAACGATGCAATGAGTTAAGAACAGACCCAGAATTAGCCCAGTTCTTTCAATAA
- a CDS encoding PAS domain S-box protein, with protein sequence MKNTKLNILVIEDHLGDYILIEDYLNEEHLNISLIRAARFSEAKELLIHEHNFDVVLLDLSLPDADNNEDLVTSVVALAPKIPVIVLTGFADKDFGVKTLNLGISDYLLKDDLNAAQLSKSIYYSIERNITTIQLGESEKKYKNLFDSSPLPMWVLDRNSLQFLSVNSAAINLYGYTQEEFLNMTVKDLWAEDEAVRIEKIWKNCIHTFLKTSVKHYTKSGEIIELEIKSNPIEFDGKKARVTLATDITARVLAEKALILSEQRYKALVQEASELVMILNFEGAYTYVSPSSKMILGIEPDLILNSNFFHLIHPEDLASVKEDFLKLEHTKRIQLKSFRVRSKSEEWRWLETILTNLTHDPSVGGIVANSRDITDFVEQENKLIESLLRYNIVAKATSDTVTDYDVQLDKMEYNEGMEKMFGYTQEQVGTKGDWWDDKVHPEDRDKVKFKTQELYLSGASNLQVEYRFQCSDGSYKYILDRSYLVTDDSGKPKRMIGSMQDMTEIYEYINTIKDRNACLKEIAWTQSHVVRAPLARIMAIIDLLQVQGGLGEQSKLLEYIVTSAKELDEIIRKITEKTEQEV encoded by the coding sequence TTGAAAAATACTAAACTCAATATACTTGTAATTGAAGATCACTTAGGTGATTATATTCTTATAGAAGATTATCTCAACGAGGAGCATTTAAATATTAGTTTAATCCGAGCAGCACGATTCTCTGAAGCCAAGGAACTTCTTATTCATGAGCATAATTTTGATGTAGTACTATTAGATCTCTCCTTACCAGATGCAGATAACAATGAAGATCTTGTAACTTCTGTAGTAGCATTGGCACCTAAAATACCGGTAATAGTACTAACGGGCTTTGCAGATAAAGATTTTGGAGTAAAGACCTTAAATTTAGGAATTTCAGATTACCTTTTAAAGGATGATCTTAATGCAGCGCAATTATCAAAAAGTATTTACTATAGCATAGAGCGTAATATTACTACAATACAGCTGGGCGAATCTGAGAAAAAGTATAAAAACTTATTTGATTCCAGTCCGCTACCAATGTGGGTTTTAGATAGGAATAGCTTGCAATTTCTTAGCGTAAATTCTGCAGCTATTAATTTATATGGATATACCCAAGAAGAATTTCTCAATATGACGGTTAAGGATCTTTGGGCGGAAGATGAGGCTGTTAGAATTGAAAAGATATGGAAGAATTGTATACATACTTTTCTTAAAACTAGTGTAAAGCATTATACTAAGAGTGGAGAAATTATTGAGCTTGAAATTAAAAGCAATCCTATAGAGTTTGATGGTAAAAAAGCGAGGGTAACATTAGCTACAGATATTACTGCAAGAGTACTGGCGGAAAAGGCTTTGATCTTGAGTGAACAGCGATATAAAGCGCTAGTTCAAGAAGCATCAGAACTAGTAATGATCTTAAATTTTGAAGGGGCTTATACGTATGTTAGTCCATCATCCAAAATGATATTAGGAATTGAACCCGACCTTATATTAAATAGTAATTTCTTTCATCTTATACATCCGGAAGATCTAGCCAGTGTGAAGGAAGATTTTCTTAAATTAGAACATACTAAGCGAATTCAATTGAAGTCATTTAGGGTAAGGTCTAAGTCTGAAGAATGGAGATGGCTTGAGACCATTCTTACAAATCTAACTCATGATCCTTCCGTAGGTGGAATTGTTGCAAACTCAAGAGATATAACAGATTTTGTAGAGCAGGAGAACAAGCTTATTGAAAGTCTTCTTCGATATAATATTGTAGCTAAAGCCACCAGCGATACTGTTACAGATTATGATGTACAATTAGATAAAATGGAATATAATGAGGGTATGGAAAAGATGTTTGGCTATACCCAAGAGCAGGTAGGTACTAAAGGAGATTGGTGGGATGACAAAGTACATCCGGAAGATAGAGATAAGGTTAAGTTTAAAACTCAAGAATTGTATCTCTCTGGTGCTTCCAATTTACAAGTTGAGTATAGATTTCAATGTTCAGATGGAAGTTATAAGTATATTCTAGATAGAAGTTATCTGGTAACAGATGATTCTGGAAAACCTAAGAGAATGATAGGTTCTATGCAGGATATGACAGAAATATATGAATATATCAATACCATTAAAGACAGGAATGCGTGCTTAAAAGAAATAGCCTGGACGCAGTCTCACGTTGTTAGAGCCCCGTTAGCAAGAATTATGGCTATCATAGATCTATTACAAGTTCAAGGAGGTTTAGGAGAGCAATCTAAACTTTTGGAATATATTGTAACTTCAGCTAAAGAACTAGATGAAATAATACGTAAGATCACAGAGAAAACTGAACAAGAAGTATAA
- a CDS encoding response regulator translates to MSPINILLVEDNEGDILLTTEALTEGKIANKVDVVKDGYEAILYLENKGRYVDAATPDLILLDVNLPKLNGHEVLEKIKSKDQLKHLPVIMLSTSSSSEDIMASYKNQVNCYITKPVEAEDFLRVISSIEQFWISVVKLPSSK, encoded by the coding sequence ATGAGTCCCATAAATATCTTATTGGTAGAAGACAATGAAGGAGATATATTATTAACTACCGAGGCACTAACTGAAGGCAAAATTGCCAATAAAGTAGATGTAGTTAAAGACGGATACGAAGCTATTTTGTATCTAGAAAATAAAGGTAGATATGTTGATGCAGCTACCCCAGATCTCATACTTTTAGATGTAAATCTTCCTAAGTTAAATGGGCACGAGGTTTTAGAAAAAATAAAGTCAAAGGATCAATTAAAACATTTACCGGTTATTATGCTTAGTACATCTTCTTCTTCAGAAGATATTATGGCATCCTATAAAAATCAGGTAAATTGTTATATTACGAAGCCTGTTGAGGCAGAAGACTTTTTAAGAGTGATTTCTTCTATAGAGCAATTTTGGATCTCTGTGGTTAAACTTCCTAGTAGTAAATAG
- a CDS encoding vWA domain-containing protein: protein MKKKNDSIRNGFVFKKFEEPEKSPFDKLFEIFKELITHTSGDFDEAIDWLRQLDVEYKLTDEDYTIDDFIEDLKKKGFIREEIDPDGNGGMAITAKTERAIRQQALNQIFGKLKRSGSGNHSTKHQGIGDEHTGEFKDYQYGDSLDKISMTESLKNAQINHGAGSFQMTEDDLVVEETHHKSQMSTVLMIDISHSMILYGEDRITPAKKVAMALAELITTRYPKDTLDILVFGNDAWAISIGDLPYLRVGPYHTNTVAGLQLAMDLLRRKRNTNKQIFMITDGKPSCIRERDGTYYKNSVGLDPYIIDKCYNMAQQARKLRIPITTFMIAQDPYLERFVREFTQANHGKAFFTGLKGLGEMIFEDYENNRKKRIKG from the coding sequence ATGAAAAAGAAGAATGATAGCATTAGAAATGGTTTTGTATTTAAAAAATTTGAAGAGCCGGAAAAATCTCCATTTGACAAGCTCTTTGAGATTTTTAAAGAATTAATAACCCATACTTCTGGAGATTTTGATGAAGCCATAGATTGGCTTAGACAGTTGGACGTGGAGTATAAGCTTACCGATGAAGATTATACCATAGACGATTTTATTGAAGATCTTAAAAAGAAAGGCTTTATTAGGGAAGAAATAGATCCAGATGGAAATGGAGGTATGGCAATTACAGCTAAAACCGAAAGAGCGATAAGACAGCAGGCCTTGAACCAAATATTTGGGAAGTTAAAGCGTAGTGGATCTGGAAATCATTCTACAAAACATCAGGGAATAGGAGATGAGCATACAGGCGAGTTTAAAGATTATCAATATGGTGATTCTTTAGATAAGATCTCTATGACAGAAAGTTTGAAGAATGCCCAGATCAATCATGGAGCAGGAAGTTTCCAGATGACAGAGGATGACTTGGTAGTAGAAGAGACTCATCATAAATCTCAGATGAGCACAGTTCTAATGATAGATATAAGTCATAGTATGATATTATATGGAGAAGATAGAATAACTCCTGCAAAAAAGGTAGCAATGGCCTTGGCAGAACTTATAACTACCAGATATCCAAAAGATACTTTGGATATTCTTGTTTTCGGAAATGATGCATGGGCAATTTCTATTGGAGATCTTCCATATTTACGCGTAGGACCCTATCATACTAATACTGTGGCCGGTTTACAATTGGCAATGGATCTGCTACGAAGAAAGCGTAATACCAATAAGCAGATTTTTATGATTACAGATGGGAAGCCTAGTTGTATTAGAGAACGAGATGGCACCTATTACAAGAACAGCGTTGGTTTGGATCCTTATATAATAGATAAATGTTACAATATGGCCCAACAAGCTAGAAAATTGCGCATTCCTATTACCACATTTATGATAGCACAAGATCCATATTTAGAACGTTTCGTGAGAGAATTTACGCAAGCTAATCATGGTAAAGCCTTCTTTACTGGATTAAAAGGACTTGGCGAAATGATCTTTGAAGATTATGAAAATAATAGAAAAAAACGCATAAAAGGATAA